The Streptomyces sp. NBC_01353 genome contains a region encoding:
- a CDS encoding alpha/beta fold hydrolase — protein sequence MTRISIMRATLRPTFVFVHGGSSNARAWGPLQNELALLGHRSYAVDLPGHGDRAGSPAAYYRQPQDAMALAAAPSPMRGITLRDNVRHVVDALPRLAEWGPIVLVGNSLGGLTISAVANAAPELLDRVVYLSALCLSDPAMLTEPWNVVDDNLLAAATARIAVPDVRDPGVVRLNWRSAHDDPALFAELKAAIMADSTDHQFRLLLDSLDPDENYSVLEPAALVRADGWGRVPHTYVRLSADRSTTPAVQDYMIRKADALTPHNPFDVHTLDTSHVGYFSRPQLFAELLTSLV from the coding sequence ATGACGAGGATCTCCATCATGCGCGCCACCCTGCGCCCCACTTTCGTGTTCGTTCACGGCGGCTCCAGCAACGCCCGGGCCTGGGGCCCGTTGCAGAACGAACTGGCCCTGCTCGGACACCGTTCGTACGCCGTCGACCTGCCCGGCCACGGCGACCGTGCCGGCAGCCCCGCCGCCTACTACCGGCAACCCCAGGACGCCATGGCACTGGCCGCCGCCCCCTCCCCGATGCGCGGCATCACGTTGCGGGACAACGTGCGACACGTGGTGGACGCCCTGCCTCGGCTCGCCGAATGGGGTCCGATCGTTCTGGTCGGGAACAGTCTCGGCGGTCTGACCATCAGCGCCGTCGCCAACGCCGCACCGGAACTGCTCGACCGCGTGGTCTACCTCTCCGCGCTCTGCCTCAGCGACCCGGCCATGCTCACCGAGCCGTGGAACGTGGTCGACGACAACCTGCTGGCCGCCGCGACGGCGCGGATCGCCGTGCCGGACGTGCGTGACCCCGGAGTGGTCCGGCTGAACTGGCGCAGTGCCCACGACGACCCGGCGCTGTTCGCCGAGTTGAAGGCCGCCATCATGGCCGACTCCACCGACCACCAGTTCCGGCTGCTGCTGGACTCCCTGGACCCGGACGAGAACTACTCGGTGCTGGAACCGGCGGCGTTGGTCCGGGCCGACGGATGGGGACGCGTCCCGCACACCTACGTCCGCCTCTCCGCGGACCGCAGCACGACCCCGGCCGTCCAGGACTACATGATCCGCAAAGCGGACGCGCTGACACCGCACAACCCTTTCGATGTGCACACCCTGGACACCTCGCACGTCGGCTACTTCAGCAGGCCGCAGCTCTTCGCGGAGCTGTTGACCAGCCTCGTCTGA
- a CDS encoding nuclear transport factor 2 family protein, producing the protein MTIPSATDSVTVLTRMYAAEAEYLAAGGPGEAPFDLLAPFFAPDVVLYQADALPYGGTWRGHQGMEGFFLAMSQVWESFDMVEQEFLATGETAVVLTHVRARARATGRELTFPILQTIRVMDGRISEVRPFYWDTAAIAGACVGPTPAARSRP; encoded by the coding sequence ATGACGATTCCATCCGCGACAGACTCGGTGACCGTCCTGACCCGCATGTATGCGGCCGAAGCGGAGTACCTGGCGGCCGGAGGCCCGGGCGAGGCTCCGTTCGACCTGCTTGCCCCCTTCTTCGCGCCTGATGTCGTGCTGTATCAAGCCGATGCTCTGCCCTATGGCGGAACCTGGCGTGGGCACCAGGGCATGGAAGGGTTCTTCCTTGCGATGAGCCAGGTGTGGGAATCGTTCGACATGGTGGAGCAGGAGTTCCTCGCCACCGGCGAGACTGCGGTGGTGCTCACCCACGTCCGTGCTCGCGCTCGTGCGACCGGCCGCGAGCTCACGTTTCCGATCTTGCAGACGATCAGGGTCATGGACGGGCGGATCTCTGAAGTCCGCCCCTTCTACTGGGACACCGCGGCAATCGCCGGCGCCTGCGTGGGGCCGACACCGGCTGCCCGAAGCCGTCCCTGA
- a CDS encoding globin domain-containing protein, whose product MTVYFYAILFARYPEVRPMFPPGMDTQRGRLLRALLRIVDLVDDPENLARFCGHLGRDHRKFGALREHFPAVGECLLASLARYAGPAWTQDIAAAWTKAYGAVADVMVSAAEQDAEARPAVWPATIVHLVPCGHGIAEVTLHPHLPYEHAAGQYVSVETPWYPKQWRSYSPANAPREDGTLTFHVRAVPGGSVSKALVHQAAVGDVVHLGAPMGDMVLDAAVHSDLLCVAGGTGLAPIRALIEEVARRGGRHQVDLFLGARTGAELYGVDDMLRMAQRHHWLTVRGAVSDEYIPGIRGSLPQVLAEYGPWYQHDAFLSGPAPMVTSARQTLMLGGTSPDRIHYDPFDTPVLATP is encoded by the coding sequence ATGACGGTCTACTTCTACGCGATCCTCTTCGCCCGCTATCCCGAGGTACGGCCGATGTTCCCGCCGGGGATGGACACCCAGCGCGGCCGCCTGTTGCGCGCGCTGCTGCGCATCGTCGACCTGGTCGACGATCCGGAGAACCTGGCCCGCTTCTGCGGACACCTCGGCCGTGACCATCGTAAATTCGGCGCGCTCCGGGAACACTTCCCCGCCGTGGGCGAATGCCTCCTCGCCTCTCTGGCCCGTTACGCCGGTCCCGCCTGGACCCAAGACATCGCCGCCGCCTGGACCAAGGCGTACGGAGCGGTCGCCGACGTCATGGTCAGCGCTGCCGAGCAGGACGCGGAGGCACGGCCCGCCGTCTGGCCCGCCACGATCGTGCACCTCGTCCCCTGCGGGCACGGCATCGCCGAGGTCACCCTGCATCCCCACCTGCCCTACGAGCATGCCGCCGGTCAGTACGTCAGTGTCGAGACCCCCTGGTATCCCAAGCAGTGGCGCTCCTACTCCCCCGCCAACGCGCCCCGCGAGGACGGCACCCTCACCTTCCACGTACGGGCCGTGCCCGGTGGCTCCGTCAGCAAAGCGCTGGTACACCAGGCCGCTGTGGGCGACGTGGTCCACCTGGGCGCGCCGATGGGCGACATGGTGCTGGACGCCGCCGTCCACAGCGACTTGCTCTGCGTGGCCGGCGGCACCGGCCTCGCCCCCATCCGTGCGCTCATCGAAGAGGTCGCTCGACGCGGCGGCCGGCACCAGGTGGATCTCTTCCTCGGTGCCCGCACCGGTGCCGAGCTGTACGGGGTGGACGACATGCTGCGCATGGCACAGCGTCATCACTGGCTGACAGTCAGGGGCGCGGTCTCCGACGAGTACATCCCCGGGATCCGGGGGTCTCTGCCACAAGTCCTTGCCGAGTACGGACCGTGGTACCAGCATGACGCCTTCCTCAGCGGTCCGGCCCCGATGGTCACCTCAGCCCGGCAGACACTCATGCTCGGCGGCACGTCGCCGGACCGCATCCACTACGACCCGTTCGACACCCCCGTCCTGGCCACTCCCTGA
- a CDS encoding cytosine permease, producing the protein MPVQHAPGERLAMERRTIEVIPNAERHGTPRSQFTLWFGANMQITAIVDGALAVVFGADALWAIPALLIGNVLGGIVMALHSAQGPRLGVPQMISSRAQFGVYGAILPLLLVILMYLGFAATGSVLAGQAVSEMLHIDNTDAGILIFGALTAVVAVTGYRLIHIAGRIATVVGVLGLGYLMVRVFTQYDVGAHVGNKGFEAATFLLAVGLGAGWQLTFGPYVADYSRYLPRDTSTRATFWSTFAGSVIGSQWAMTLGALTAAVAGKAFLPDQVGFLGDLAGPAFLAFLIYLVIVVGKLTVNCLNAYGGFMSILTTVTAFDGRSRISAAARAAYIVGFVAVSMVIALAASDDFLTNFKNFVLLLLMVFTPWSAINLVDYYLVSRERVDIPALYDPDGRYGRWNAAALTCYVVGVAVQIPFLATKLYTGAITKKLDGADISWIVGLMVTSVLYWLWARRTANPPAETIHPAAAESDDRATAPVV; encoded by the coding sequence ATGCCGGTCCAACACGCCCCTGGGGAACGACTCGCGATGGAACGACGCACCATCGAGGTCATCCCGAACGCCGAGCGGCATGGCACGCCGCGCAGCCAGTTCACACTGTGGTTCGGCGCCAACATGCAGATCACCGCGATCGTCGACGGCGCGCTGGCGGTCGTCTTCGGCGCCGACGCGCTGTGGGCGATACCCGCGCTGCTGATCGGCAACGTGCTCGGTGGCATCGTGATGGCGCTGCACTCCGCGCAGGGGCCGCGGCTCGGCGTACCGCAGATGATCTCCAGCCGCGCGCAGTTCGGCGTGTACGGCGCGATCCTCCCGCTGCTGCTGGTGATCCTCATGTACCTCGGCTTCGCCGCGACCGGCAGCGTGCTGGCTGGGCAGGCAGTGTCCGAGATGCTGCACATCGACAACACGGACGCCGGCATCCTCATCTTCGGCGCGCTGACCGCCGTGGTCGCCGTCACCGGCTATCGACTCATCCACATCGCCGGCCGCATCGCGACCGTCGTCGGCGTGCTCGGTCTCGGCTACCTGATGGTGCGGGTGTTCACGCAGTACGACGTCGGCGCGCACGTCGGCAACAAGGGCTTCGAGGCGGCGACGTTCTTGCTCGCCGTGGGATTGGGCGCCGGATGGCAACTGACCTTCGGCCCGTACGTCGCTGACTACTCGCGCTACCTGCCCCGCGACACCAGCACGCGCGCGACGTTCTGGTCGACGTTCGCCGGTTCCGTCATCGGCTCTCAGTGGGCCATGACGCTCGGCGCGCTCACCGCGGCCGTCGCGGGCAAGGCCTTCCTGCCCGACCAGGTCGGCTTCCTCGGCGACCTGGCCGGCCCGGCCTTTCTCGCGTTCCTCATCTACCTGGTGATCGTGGTCGGCAAGCTGACCGTCAACTGCCTGAACGCGTACGGCGGTTTCATGTCGATCCTGACCACCGTCACCGCGTTCGACGGCCGCTCTCGCATCTCGGCCGCCGCACGCGCCGCCTACATCGTCGGCTTCGTCGCGGTGTCGATGGTCATCGCGCTCGCTGCCAGCGACGACTTCCTGACCAATTTCAAGAACTTCGTGCTCCTGCTCCTGATGGTGTTCACCCCGTGGAGCGCGATCAACCTGGTCGACTACTACCTGGTCTCCCGCGAACGCGTCGACATCCCCGCCCTGTACGACCCGGACGGCCGCTACGGGCGCTGGAACGCCGCCGCGCTGACCTGCTACGTCGTCGGCGTCGCCGTACAGATCCCGTTCCTGGCCACCAAGCTGTACACCGGCGCGATCACCAAGAAGCTCGACGGCGCCGACATCTCGTGGATCGTCGGGCTGATGGTCACCTCGGTCCTGTACTGGCTGTGGGCGCGGCGCACCGCCAACCCGCCCGCCGAGACCATCCACCCGGCCGCGGCCGAGAGCGACGACAGGGCGACGGCGCCGGTCGTCTGA
- a CDS encoding alpha/beta fold hydrolase: MKWTLSEEFETPDGTVRWRVLGSGDPVVLVHGTPYSSFLWRDIAPALAHTRTVFVFDHLGFGQSDQREGQDLSLAAHARNLARLLEHWELSCPSVVAHDIGGAVALRTLLLEEKSYRDLTLFDAVSGGEWERGLFRLILEHPDVFQQLPDYAHEALVASHMRHATHIGLRPEVLDAFLAPWRGAAGQAAFYRQYSQIRQADTSAYEHLLSGMSLPVRLIWGREDRILPPRYAEWLHERIAHAELHWIEGAGHLLQEDAPGQLSAYLTAGFPSDR, translated from the coding sequence GTGAAATGGACACTGAGCGAGGAGTTCGAGACGCCTGACGGGACGGTGCGCTGGAGAGTCCTCGGCAGCGGAGACCCGGTCGTGCTGGTGCACGGCACCCCGTACTCCTCCTTTCTCTGGCGGGACATCGCTCCAGCGCTCGCACATACCCGCACGGTCTTCGTCTTCGACCATCTCGGCTTCGGCCAGTCGGACCAGCGAGAGGGCCAGGACCTCAGCTTGGCGGCTCACGCGAGGAACCTCGCCCGGCTCCTCGAACATTGGGAGCTGTCCTGCCCCAGTGTCGTTGCCCACGACATCGGCGGGGCCGTGGCACTCCGGACGCTGCTGCTCGAGGAGAAGAGCTACCGGGACCTGACCCTCTTCGACGCGGTAAGCGGCGGTGAGTGGGAGAGAGGGCTCTTCCGGCTCATCCTGGAGCATCCGGATGTGTTCCAGCAGCTTCCGGACTACGCTCACGAGGCGCTGGTCGCCAGCCATATGCGGCACGCAACGCACATCGGCTTGCGGCCGGAAGTCCTCGACGCGTTCCTCGCGCCGTGGCGGGGAGCCGCAGGGCAGGCCGCGTTCTACCGCCAGTACAGCCAGATCAGGCAGGCGGACACTTCCGCGTACGAGCATCTCCTGAGCGGGATGTCGCTTCCGGTGCGCCTCATCTGGGGCCGCGAGGACCGCATCCTCCCCCCGAGGTACGCCGAGTGGCTGCACGAACGTATCGCGCACGCCGAGCTGCACTGGATCGAGGGCGCGGGCCACCTCCTCCAGGAAGACGCACCCGGCCAGCTGTCGGCCTACCTCACCGCCGGGTTCCCCTCGGACAGGTGA
- a CDS encoding tetratricopeptide repeat protein: MDDRDRTEENLRLLSQVDHATPEELEGILDLLSANASTRAPSAVHLLAMGLAGAQRLNEAIAAFRSAVESAPDRLEFRLNLAVAYARVGQVDLAAATLDRTAELADSGDVSLTGADQAQTRAAVQRRRDELAEWMRWRDDQRRLTQLRADMLGERIARGEATTEDRVQLANALLMLRHDSSHETLAEAAVVLESVRTAEPRHVEALERLAHVYALLDDDRCDEVLRELEAAEPNSALLRAFVVTDRDAAEHVATMRERATALFELAVTRGPEAEAALAELRQLAQTAPSNRTHRGMLMFAEHIHGNVARAMALAELQDAQSDLSHAEHFNVAQVFWGQDEARGRRHLSAAYQKASSDEERRDVQELLALLSGRRR; this comes from the coding sequence ATGGACGACCGCGATCGCACCGAGGAGAACCTTCGGCTGCTGAGCCAGGTGGATCACGCCACCCCTGAGGAACTCGAAGGCATCCTGGACTTGTTGTCCGCCAATGCCTCGACTCGAGCGCCCTCCGCGGTGCACCTGCTCGCGATGGGGCTGGCGGGCGCCCAGCGATTGAACGAGGCGATCGCGGCTTTCCGGTCCGCCGTCGAGAGCGCTCCCGATCGCCTCGAGTTCCGGCTCAACCTCGCGGTGGCCTACGCCCGCGTCGGCCAGGTCGACCTCGCGGCGGCCACGCTGGACCGCACGGCCGAACTGGCCGACAGTGGTGACGTCAGCCTCACGGGCGCCGACCAGGCACAGACCCGCGCGGCGGTGCAGCGCAGGCGCGACGAACTCGCCGAGTGGATGCGCTGGCGCGACGACCAGCGGCGGCTGACCCAGCTACGCGCCGACATGCTGGGGGAACGCATCGCACGCGGCGAGGCCACCACGGAAGACCGGGTCCAGCTCGCGAACGCGCTACTGATGCTGCGTCACGACTCCTCACACGAAACCCTGGCGGAGGCTGCTGTCGTCCTGGAGTCGGTGCGCACTGCCGAGCCGCGTCATGTGGAGGCCCTGGAACGACTTGCCCACGTCTACGCGCTGCTGGACGACGACCGTTGCGACGAGGTGCTGCGCGAGCTGGAGGCCGCGGAGCCGAACTCGGCGCTGCTCCGGGCGTTCGTCGTGACCGATCGGGACGCGGCGGAACACGTCGCGACCATGCGGGAACGGGCCACCGCGCTGTTCGAGCTCGCCGTCACCAGAGGGCCGGAGGCCGAAGCCGCCCTTGCCGAGCTGCGGCAACTGGCGCAGACGGCACCGAGCAACCGGACGCACCGGGGCATGCTGATGTTCGCCGAGCACATCCACGGCAACGTGGCACGGGCCATGGCGCTGGCCGAACTTCAGGATGCCCAGAGCGATCTCTCCCACGCGGAGCACTTCAACGTCGCGCAGGTCTTCTGGGGCCAGGACGAGGCTCGTGGCCGACGGCACCTCTCGGCCGCGTACCAGAAGGCGTCCAGCGACGAAGAACGACGGGACGTCCAGGAGTTGCTCGCCCTGCTGAGCGGCCGACGGCGCTGA
- a CDS encoding SpoIIE family protein phosphatase, producing MDTQEPHPGERRGRRAGPTPPGGLLDVLSVAAVVLDGQGRIVFWSPQADQVFGYTAEEALGNAAADLLVHEEHHDLVAKLFAEVMGTGASWAGAFPIRHKDGETRLVEFRAMRLLDDLGDVYALGIAADQTTLQRMETDLALSERLVSQSPIGIALLDTDLRYLLVNPALERINGIPAADHFGRRLREILPFLDVDTIESALRQVLVTGTPLIDQYTVGRTSADPNRDHAWSVSNYRLETPGGRVIGVATSVVDVTERHRAATEADRARRRLALIADASARVGTTLGVEQTAHELAQVAVPDLADVAAVDVLDAVLAFRRTGGPHEGPELFRALAVASAYPTEITAAADRVGDLAAYGADRLVTQCVHVGRPILVAHVSSNDLLQIARSPETAAVLAQAGAHSYLAVPLIARGEVLGAFDLLRARNPLPFDEDDVLLAGELASRAAVCIDNARWHESVRNTAETLQRSLLPGAPPRLTGLEVASLYQPAQASSEVGGDWYDIIPLNGDRTALVVGDVMGNGIDAAATMGRLRTATCAFADLDLEPDQVLQHLDKLTRGLEHYIATCLYAVYDPHDHRCRIANAGHLPPVLAAAGRQPRLLVLPTGVPLGVGGVPFHTTTFELNSGDRLVLYTDGLVETRHHPIDERLNTLLHTLDEPRRPLDDTCRWLLRSLRHPDDHDDVAILIAEATPAR from the coding sequence ATGGACACGCAGGAGCCGCATCCGGGCGAGCGGCGGGGCCGTCGGGCGGGGCCGACGCCACCAGGAGGACTGCTCGACGTTCTCAGCGTCGCCGCGGTCGTCCTGGACGGCCAAGGCCGGATCGTGTTCTGGAGCCCGCAGGCCGATCAGGTGTTCGGTTACACCGCCGAGGAGGCACTGGGCAACGCCGCAGCGGACCTGCTGGTCCACGAGGAGCACCACGACCTGGTCGCCAAGCTCTTCGCCGAGGTGATGGGTACCGGTGCGAGCTGGGCCGGCGCGTTTCCGATTCGGCACAAGGACGGCGAAACCCGTCTGGTGGAGTTCCGCGCCATGCGGCTGCTGGACGACCTCGGCGATGTCTATGCCCTGGGCATCGCCGCCGACCAGACCACGCTGCAGCGGATGGAGACCGATCTGGCTCTGTCCGAGCGGCTGGTGTCACAGTCCCCCATCGGTATCGCTCTGCTGGACACCGACCTGCGCTACTTGCTGGTGAACCCGGCCCTCGAGCGCATCAACGGCATCCCCGCCGCCGACCACTTCGGGCGTCGCCTCCGCGAGATCCTGCCGTTCCTCGACGTCGACACCATCGAGTCGGCGCTGCGGCAGGTCCTGGTCACCGGCACACCGCTTATCGATCAGTACACGGTCGGCCGCACATCGGCGGATCCGAATCGTGATCATGCTTGGTCGGTGTCGAACTACCGGCTTGAGACCCCGGGCGGGCGGGTCATCGGCGTGGCCACCTCGGTCGTCGACGTCACCGAACGCCATCGGGCGGCAACAGAAGCGGACCGGGCCCGGCGCCGCCTGGCCCTGATCGCCGACGCCTCCGCCCGCGTCGGCACCACCCTGGGGGTTGAGCAGACCGCCCACGAACTGGCCCAGGTCGCCGTCCCCGACCTGGCCGATGTCGCGGCGGTCGACGTCCTCGACGCCGTACTGGCCTTCCGCCGCACTGGCGGGCCCCACGAGGGACCGGAGCTGTTCCGCGCGCTCGCCGTGGCCAGTGCCTATCCCACCGAGATCACCGCTGCCGCCGACAGGGTCGGGGATCTGGCCGCCTACGGCGCCGACCGCCTGGTCACCCAGTGTGTCCACGTCGGGCGGCCCATCCTCGTGGCCCACGTCAGTAGCAACGACCTCCTGCAAATCGCTCGCAGTCCCGAAACCGCGGCCGTCCTCGCGCAGGCGGGTGCGCACTCCTACCTCGCCGTGCCGCTGATCGCCCGCGGCGAGGTCCTCGGCGCCTTCGATCTTCTGCGCGCCCGCAACCCGCTTCCCTTCGACGAGGACGACGTGCTTCTCGCCGGCGAGCTCGCCTCACGTGCTGCCGTCTGCATCGACAACGCCCGCTGGCACGAGAGCGTGCGTAACACGGCCGAGACCCTGCAACGCAGTCTGCTGCCCGGAGCACCGCCACGGCTGACAGGGCTGGAGGTCGCCTCCCTCTACCAGCCCGCCCAGGCATCCAGCGAGGTCGGCGGCGACTGGTACGACATCATCCCCTTGAACGGCGACAGGACCGCCCTGGTGGTCGGCGACGTCATGGGGAACGGCATCGACGCCGCCGCCACCATGGGGCGCCTACGCACCGCCACATGTGCCTTCGCCGATCTCGACCTGGAGCCCGACCAGGTCCTCCAGCACCTGGACAAGCTCACCCGCGGGCTGGAGCACTACATCGCCACCTGTCTCTACGCCGTCTACGACCCCCACGATCACCGGTGCCGCATAGCCAACGCCGGACACCTCCCGCCCGTTCTCGCTGCGGCCGGGCGGCAACCCCGGCTGCTCGTCCTGCCCACCGGAGTACCCCTCGGCGTCGGCGGCGTGCCCTTCCACACCACAACCTTCGAACTCAACTCGGGCGACCGGCTCGTCCTCTACACCGACGGCCTCGTCGAAACCCGCCACCACCCCATCGACGAGCGACTGAACACCCTGCTGCACACGCTCGACGAACCGCGCCGACCCCTGGACGACACCTGCCGGTGGCTCCTGCGCTCCCTGCGGCACCCCGACGACCACGACGACGTGGCAATCCTCATCGCAGAGGCCACACCCGCACGTTGA